The following coding sequences lie in one Alosa alosa isolate M-15738 ecotype Scorff River chromosome 21, AALO_Geno_1.1, whole genome shotgun sequence genomic window:
- the LOC125286940 gene encoding caspase-3-like, producing MSGTVDGDSVDAKSIQSPEKPSGPTGKSQVAAKPPADAYRYNMNYPSMGQCVIINNKNFDKKTGMNMRNGTDVDAGNMMKVFKQLGYEVIFKNDLSVRDINTLLYNVSQEDHSKSASLVCVLLSHGDDGVLYGTDGPVPLKDLTSLFRGDRCRSLAGKPKLFFIQACRGTDLDSGIETDSVAEEGSTERIPVEADFLYAYSTAPGYYSWRNTSNGSWFIQSVCDMLARFGRELELMQVLTRVNRKVALEFESCSNLPGYNAKKQIPCIVSMLTKELYFP from the exons ATGTCAGGCACGGTGGACGGTGATTCTGTGGACGCCAAGTCAATTCAAAG CCCAGAGAAGCCCTCAGGCCCTACAGGGAAGTCACAGGTTGCTGCTAAGCCTCCAGCTGATGCCTACCGTTACAACATGAATTACCCGTCCATGGGCCAGTGtgtcatcatcaacaacaagaACTTTGACAAAAAGACGG GCATGAACATGCGGAATGGGACTGATGTGGATGCAGGAAATATGATGAAGGTCTTTAAACAGCTTGGCTATGAAGTCATCTTCAAAAATGACCTCTCCGTAAGAGACATCAACACATTATTATACAATG TGTCCCAGGAGGACCACAGCAAGTCCGCCTCccttgtgtgtgtcctgctgagCCATGGGGATGATGGGGTGCTGTACGGGACCGATGGCCCCGTGCCCCTCAAGGACCTCACCAGCCTCTTCAGGGGAGACCGGTGCCGCTCACTGGCTGGGAAGCCAAAGCTCTTCTTCATCCAG GCATGTCGGGGCACAGACCTGGATAGTGGCATTGAGACAGACAGTGTGGCCGAAGAAGGATCCACAGAGAGGATACCAGTGGAGGCAGACTTCCTCTATGCATACTCCACTGCACCCG GCTATTACTCCTGGAGAAACACCTCAAATGGCTCATGGTTCAttcagtctgtgtgtgacaTGCTGGCCAGATTTGGCCGAGAGCTGGAACTCATGCAGGTCTTGACACGGGTGAACCGCAAGGTGGCGCTGGAGTTCGAGTCATGTTCCAATCTCCCGGGATACAATGCCAAGAAACAGATTCCTTGCATTGTGTCCATGCTGACCAAAGAACTGTACTTCCCCTAG
- the cenpu gene encoding centromere protein U — protein sequence MSRMTKTLRSVKEDWKHQMDMEEAAPDLSAIEKDSIFQDDQFNNDGSNPLHSTAMEDDFSPVLTHQKATPARRVGRQSVAERTETPRRVLGTHRRSSAAKQEKVKEKGSQSTNSAFKTPSVPPLLERVPSKPKAMPLRKISEETEETSASASQGTTEASASASQGPSTTGGDSSEESDSEGPSDEGDGHSSPVRGKNQRARRSQGEVGGSGTNSGGQRMSQGSSVAETQKKNRKSSGRVPLQKIPEENELQQGTSASAEDPDTDSDILSDENSVYVPPRKKKSRLIQRSQEQEEGESSVPPKKNARGQKKSRSSSGSRTKQSRKSSSGSSDAAAGVKRRRPKVRYPIDLEVVLEDFQDFVEEYKETVDSNAVQKAIDHMAESFVDQLTEVITATKELTTVKKKNVKLNTAINSKRAKLVDAKNELIQNEAKLRALEKEHQQLEQRLTDLTKGMSLLNGLTDLHTKYLDYCQAHPKKTESYGPTSLPALLMETRCMLGAEHQLKTVNAKLQQVLDNVDQK from the exons ATGAGTCGAATGACCAAAACATTGCGAAGTGTCAAAGAGGACTGGAAG CACCAAATGGATATGGAAGAAGCAGCCCCTGATTTATCTGCCATTGAGAAGGACAGCATTTTCCAGGATGACCAGTTCAATAACGACG GTAGCAACCCACTTCACAGTACTGCGATGGAGGATGACTTCAGTCCAGTGCTGACCCATCAGAAGGCGACGCCAGCTAGAAGAGTGGGGAGGCAGTCCGTGGCGGAAAGAACAGAGACACCACGCCGGGTCTTGGGAACGCACAGAAGGTCGAGCGCTGCCAAACAGGAGAAGGTCAAGGAGAAAGGCTCACAGAGTACAAACTCTGCCTTCAAAACTCCGTCCGTGCCCCCCTTGTTGGAAAGGGTGCCCTCCAAACCCAAAGCCAT GCCACTGCGGAAGATCTCTGAGGAGACAGAAGAGACGTCAGCATCCGCTTCACAGGGTACAACAGAGGCGTCAGCATCCGCTTCACAGGGTCCATCTACTACAGGAGGAGACTCATCAGAG GAGTCAGACAGCGAGGGGCCGTCTGATGAAGGTGACGGTCATTCTTCACCTGTCAGAGGAAAGAATCAGCGTGCCCGGCGCTCgcagggggaggtggggggctcTGGCACA AATTCCGGAGGGCAGAGGATGTCACAAGGGTCGTCTGTAGCGGAAACAcagaaaaagaacaggaagtccAGCGGCAGAGT ACCACTGCAGAAGATCCCTGAGGAGAATGAGCTGCAACAAGGGACATCCGCATCAGCTGAAGACCCAGAC ACAGACAGTGACATCCTCTCGGATGAGAACAGTGTGTACGTCCCGCCCAGAAAGAAGAAGAGCCGACTCATCCAGCGCTCTCAGGaacaggaggagggagagtCCAGCGTG CCACCAAAGAAGAATGCAAGAGGGCAGAAGAAGTCCCGCTCATCCTCCGGCAGCAGAACAAAGCAAAGCAGGAAGTCTTCATCTGGCTCCTCAG ACGCTGCCGCTGGAGTGAAGCGGAGGAGACCGAAGGTGCGATACCCCATTGACCTTGAGGTGGTGCTGGAGGACTTTCAGGATTTTGTTGAGGAGTACAA GGAAACGGTGGATTCTAATGCGGTTCAGAAGGCAATAGATCATATGGCAGAGTCTTTTGTGGATCAGTTGACCGAGGTG ATCACTGCAACCAAAGAACTAACTACtgtcaaaaagaaaaatgtgaag CTGAACACCGCCATTAACAGTAAGCGGGCAAAGTTGGTCGACGCCAAAAACGAGCTCATACA GAATGAGGCCAAGCTGAGGGCATTGGAGAAGGAGCACCAGCAGCTGGAGCAGAGGCTAACAGACCTCACCAAGGGCATGTCCCTCCTCAACGGCCTGACCGACCTTCACACCAAGTACCTGGACTACTGCCAGGCCCATCCTAAAAAGACAGAATCG TACGGGCCTACCAGTTTGCCTGCTCTGCTCATGGAGACCAGATGCATGCTGGGAGCTGAGCACCAACTAAAGACCGTCAACGCTAAGCTTCAGCAAGTGTTAGATAATGTGGACCAAAAGTGA